TCTAAAAAGCCCGGTTTTGGCAGGACGATGCCGAAGTTGCCGACGATCGGCTCGACGAGGACCGCTGCGACTTGCTCGCCCCAAACGTTCATCGCTTCGCGGAACGATTCGACATCGTTGTATGGCACGGTAATGACTTCTTGGGCGATGCTCGGCGGCACGCCGGCTGAGTCCGGCGTCCCCAACGTCGATGGGCCCGAGCCGGCGGCGACGAGCACAAGGTCCGAATGGCCATGGTAGCAGCCTTCGAATTTGACGATTTTGCTTCGTCCGGTGTAGGCGCGGGCGACGCGGATCGTGGTCATCACCGCCTCCGTTCCCGAGTTGACAAACCGCACTTTCTCGAGCGACGGGATCGCCTCTTTTAACATTTTGGCAAACGTGATCTCATGCGGCGTTGGCGTGCCGTACAACACACCGGTCTCGGCGGCGCAGCGGATGGCTTCCGCGATGTGTGGATGGGCGTGCCCGGCGATGATCGGTCCGTAGGCGGCCAAGTAGTCGATGTACTTGTTTCCATCCACATCCCAAAAGTAGGCTCCTTGCGCCCGCTCCATCACGACTGGCGCACCGCCGCCGACCGCTTTGTATGAGCGGGACGGGCTGTTCACTCCACCAACAATGTGCTGGAGCGCTTCTTCATATAATTGTTCTGATTTGGTCCACTGCATGGCTTGATCCTCCTGTTTCCGTTGACTGCCTCTTTCTATAGTAAACCGATGAGAATCAAACTTCAATGCTGTAGTAGGTGTAAGGGAGTGCCGGCTGAAAAAATCCGGCAAGAAATCGTTTGTTTCCGTCAATTGACGACGGTCGATCGGCGAGTGGGCGTTGATGGAAGATGAACGCAGGGCGGCGGCTGGCGCAATGGCGTCAACAGACTGGAAAACAAAAAAGATGAAAATGGCGGCGATTCATGTATAATGCAACATAGGAGAAGGGCGCAAGCCGCCTTTTTCCTTTGACGCCAAGGAGAGGTCAGGAGGAGAACGATGAACGCGATTGAAGTAGAACATTTGCGCAAAGAATTTAAAGTGCACAAAAGCCGCTCCGGCCTTGTCGGAGCGTTTCGCGATTTATGGACGCGCCGTTATACGCTCGTTCGAGCGGTTGATGACATTTCGTTTGCTGTTAAGCAAGGGGAAATCGTCGGCTATATCGGCGAAAACGGCGCCGGCAAATCCACGACGATCAAAATGTTGACCGGCATTTTAACGCCAACGTCTGGGCGCATTGTCGTCAACGGGATGAATCCCCATAAAGAGCGCGAAAAATTCGTGCGCACGATCGGCGTCGTGTTCGGCCAGCGTTCGCAATTATGGTGGGACATCGCTGTTCAAGAGTCGTTCC
Above is a window of Geobacillus thermoleovorans DNA encoding:
- a CDS encoding glutamate-1-semialdehyde 2,1-aminomutase; translation: MQWTKSEQLYEEALQHIVGGVNSPSRSYKAVGGGAPVVMERAQGAYFWDVDGNKYIDYLAAYGPIIAGHAHPHIAEAIRCAAETGVLYGTPTPHEITFAKMLKEAIPSLEKVRFVNSGTEAVMTTIRVARAYTGRSKIVKFEGCYHGHSDLVLVAAGSGPSTLGTPDSAGVPPSIAQEVITVPYNDVESFREAMNVWGEQVAAVLVEPIVGNFGIVLPKPGFLEAINEIAHKEGALVIYDEVITAFRFMYGGAQNLLGVEPDLTAMGKIIGGGLPIGAYGGRQDIMEQVAPLGPAYQAGTMAGNPASMLAGIACLEVLKQEGVYEHLDQLGAMLEEGILAHARQCGLPVTVNRLKGALTVFFTDEKVENYKQAQQSDGEMFAKFFKLMLKQGINLAPSKYEAWFITLAHTEDDIAYTIDAVGKAFRQL